One genomic segment of Christensenellaceae bacterium 44-20 includes these proteins:
- a CDS encoding UvrD-helicase domain-containing protein — translation MELTSRQRQAVESRGGNLLVSAAAGSGKTSVLARRIVSLIEEGADIRRMLIVTYTNLAAAEMRDRIRRELSARAEELGQFRLEAQAEYVQVADICTIHSFAARLIRENFLALGLPQRMRVGGQEECDVLAEKALEQVFTELYEEEDAQFLSLRDRYSGRTDDRLKEVLLQVYSFCTSRPERLGWLEAVSQRFDEQGLAAVLQEKCQVGMRRLRALLRRGQDLEAHYEFCEKQSLNNQQELEQAEALLALLERDFAAFGAELASFKISALERKNPAGEGKELLRELKKQAREELSELRRALPDEAMPLLREENAYQRELAQALHRVLVRFEQRYAALKREAHMLDYDDLIAFAYRLLEEEEAAGRYAGRYDYIFMDEYQDTNPVQEALISRISRGDNRFMVGDIKQSIYRFRLADPMIFLQKTREFEGAAADQQVIRMNENFRSAPGVIAPINYMMSRLMSRELGEIEYTEQEQLIAKREQGGGMELLLTDFDAAGQEEDIGAAEKEAHTVARRILQLLEERDEQGEKRYAPSDICVLLRKTRISSQIFAEVFADYGIDSETPDGRFTRFVGVEVFVNLLKTVDSFGSDIALLSVMKSHIGGFDERELALIRQADRAHSFYEAFAAYAGYADALGEKCAAFLEKIRRWRLLSRGLPLPAFLTLLKNETDYAAHLAALPGGAKKKEAFDQFFARCLSYAQQQRMLYGLVVQLEEVYKSKGAYSEFRQAGDRGGCVRIMSVHKSKGLEFPVVILARMDSKFSRQDFSQSILLHSGLGIASDLISAQRRTTRPALTRALFAYVMGKELKSEELRVLYVALTRAKERLILSGAVKKSQELFAKLSQDFAWYDLLAQNSLLEWALSALLPLPCMADWYQGVHPAKEQIEIAHSICGEAAGGGRQEEPFDLKACLLAAGRRPYRPFLRYEAERIPVKIGVSTLRAMDDAEGEVRPAYHAADSGEDGGAELGTLAHLFLQHVDFACKSQQGLEEEARRMVRQLILTEQEAARLRGFFPQILSFLTSDLAYRARASQTVLREIPFSLSVTAQEVGIADSQEKIMVQGIIDLVFEEQGKWILVDYKSNMAEESRLIALASAYQTQIDLYRKALTRITGKPVAESYLYLLRAHTALQLY, via the coding sequence ATGGAGCTGACCAGCCGCCAGCGGCAGGCTGTTGAGAGCCGGGGCGGCAATCTGCTCGTCTCGGCGGCGGCGGGCAGCGGCAAGACCAGCGTGCTGGCGCGGCGCATCGTCTCCTTAATCGAGGAAGGCGCGGATATCCGGCGTATGCTCATCGTAACGTATACCAACCTGGCCGCCGCAGAGATGCGGGACCGCATCCGCCGGGAGCTCTCCGCCCGGGCCGAAGAGCTAGGGCAGTTCCGGCTGGAGGCGCAGGCAGAGTATGTGCAGGTCGCGGATATCTGCACCATCCACAGCTTTGCCGCCCGGCTGATTCGGGAAAACTTCCTGGCGCTGGGGCTGCCCCAGCGGATGCGCGTGGGCGGGCAAGAGGAATGCGACGTTCTGGCCGAAAAGGCGCTGGAGCAGGTTTTTACTGAGCTTTACGAGGAGGAGGACGCCCAGTTCCTCTCCCTGCGGGACCGCTACTCGGGGAGGACGGATGATCGCCTGAAAGAAGTGCTGCTGCAAGTCTATTCCTTCTGCACCAGCCGCCCCGAACGGCTGGGCTGGCTGGAGGCAGTTTCCCAGCGCTTTGATGAGCAGGGCCTGGCGGCGGTTTTGCAGGAGAAATGCCAGGTGGGTATGCGCCGCCTGCGGGCGCTTTTGCGGCGCGGGCAGGATTTGGAGGCGCACTATGAATTCTGCGAAAAGCAGTCGCTGAACAACCAGCAGGAGCTGGAGCAGGCCGAGGCGCTGCTGGCGCTTTTGGAGCGGGATTTCGCCGCCTTTGGCGCAGAGCTGGCCTCTTTCAAAATTTCCGCGCTGGAGCGCAAGAACCCGGCCGGCGAGGGCAAAGAACTGCTGCGGGAGCTCAAAAAGCAGGCTCGGGAGGAACTGAGCGAGCTGAGGCGCGCTCTGCCCGATGAGGCTATGCCCCTTCTGCGGGAGGAAAACGCCTATCAGCGGGAGCTGGCGCAGGCTCTGCACCGGGTGCTGGTGCGCTTCGAACAGCGCTATGCCGCCCTCAAGCGGGAGGCACATATGCTGGATTACGACGACCTCATCGCCTTTGCCTACCGCCTGCTGGAAGAGGAGGAAGCGGCCGGGCGCTATGCCGGGCGGTATGACTATATTTTCATGGATGAATACCAGGATACCAACCCCGTCCAGGAGGCGCTGATTTCCCGCATCAGCCGGGGGGATAACCGCTTTATGGTGGGCGATATCAAGCAGAGCATCTACCGCTTCCGCCTGGCCGACCCGATGATTTTCCTGCAAAAGACCCGGGAGTTTGAGGGCGCGGCGGCGGATCAGCAAGTTATCCGCATGAACGAGAATTTCCGAAGCGCCCCGGGCGTCATCGCGCCCATCAACTATATGATGAGCCGGCTCATGAGCCGGGAGCTGGGGGAAATCGAATATACCGAGCAGGAACAGCTCATCGCAAAGCGCGAGCAGGGCGGCGGGATGGAGCTTTTGCTGACGGATTTTGATGCCGCCGGCCAGGAGGAGGATATCGGCGCGGCAGAAAAAGAGGCGCATACCGTGGCCCGGCGCATTTTGCAGCTGCTGGAGGAGCGGGATGAGCAGGGCGAAAAGCGCTATGCGCCCTCGGATATCTGCGTGCTGCTGCGCAAGACCAGAATCAGCAGCCAGATTTTCGCGGAAGTTTTCGCGGATTACGGCATCGATTCCGAGACGCCCGACGGCCGGTTCACCCGATTCGTGGGCGTGGAAGTGTTCGTAAACCTGCTCAAAACTGTGGATAGCTTTGGATCGGATATCGCCCTGCTCTCGGTGATGAAGAGCCATATCGGCGGGTTCGATGAGCGCGAGCTGGCCCTCATCCGCCAGGCAGACCGGGCCCACTCCTTTTATGAGGCCTTCGCGGCATACGCTGGGTATGCGGATGCCCTGGGCGAAAAGTGCGCCGCGTTTCTGGAGAAAATCCGCAGATGGCGGCTGCTCTCCCGGGGCCTGCCGCTGCCCGCTTTTCTGACACTGCTCAAAAACGAGACGGATTATGCCGCGCATCTGGCGGCCCTGCCCGGCGGCGCCAAGAAAAAGGAGGCGTTCGACCAGTTTTTCGCCCGCTGCCTCTCCTATGCCCAGCAGCAGCGCATGCTCTATGGCCTGGTGGTGCAGCTGGAGGAGGTCTATAAAAGCAAGGGGGCGTATTCCGAGTTCCGCCAGGCCGGGGATCGGGGCGGGTGCGTGCGCATCATGAGCGTGCACAAGAGCAAGGGCCTGGAATTTCCCGTGGTCATCCTGGCGCGCATGGACAGCAAATTTTCCCGGCAGGATTTCAGCCAGAGCATTTTGCTGCATTCTGGCCTGGGCATCGCATCCGATCTCATCAGCGCCCAGCGCCGCACCACCCGCCCGGCCCTGACCCGCGCGCTTTTTGCCTACGTCATGGGAAAAGAGCTCAAAAGCGAGGAACTGCGCGTGCTCTATGTCGCCCTGACCCGGGCCAAAGAGCGGCTGATTCTATCCGGCGCCGTCAAAAAAAGCCAGGAGCTTTTTGCAAAGCTCAGCCAGGATTTCGCGTGGTACGACCTGTTGGCGCAAAACAGCCTGCTGGAATGGGCGCTCTCGGCGCTGCTGCCGCTTCCCTGCATGGCGGATTGGTATCAGGGGGTGCACCCGGCAAAGGAGCAGATAGAGATTGCGCACAGCATCTGCGGAGAGGCGGCCGGGGGCGGCAGGCAGGAGGAACCATTTGATTTGAAAGCCTGCCTGCTGGCGGCGGGCAGGCGGCCCTATCGCCCCTTTTTGCGCTATGAGGCCGAGCGCATCCCGGTGAAAATCGGCGTGAGCACGCTGCGCGCCATGGACGATGCCGAAGGCGAGGTTCGCCCGGCCTACCACGCGGCAGACAGCGGAGAGGATGGCGGCGCCGAACTGGGGACGCTGGCACATCTTTTCCTTCAGCATGTGGATTTTGCCTGCAAAAGCCAGCAGGGGCTGGAGGAGGAGGCGCGGCGCATGGTGCGCCAGCTCATCCTGACAGAGCAGGAGGCCGCCCGCCTGCGCGGCTTTTTCCCGCAGATTTTGAGCTTTCTGACCAGCGATTTGGCCTACCGCGCCCGGGCTTCTCAAACTGTTTTGCGGGAAATCCCGTTCAGCCTTTCGGTAACGGCCCAGGAGGTGGGCATCGCGGATAGCCAGGAGAAAATCATGGTGCAGGGCATCATCGACCTGGTGTTTGAAGAGCAGGGCAAGTGGATTTTGGTGGACTATAAATCCAATATGGCCGAGGAAAGCCGGCTCATCGCCCTGGCCAGCGCCTATCAGACGCAGATAGATCTCTACCGCAAGGCGCTCACCCGCATCACGGGAAAGCCCGTGGCCGAGAGCTATCTCTATCTATTGCGGGCGCATACGGCGCTGCAACTGTATTAG
- a CDS encoding MBL fold metallo-hydrolase encodes MKIRYLDNSGFALEEGGVLLVFDCWKFPENDQGGPEEGFLCREQVRSYEKAYIFVSHSHADHFNPKIFDWAGAGVTYLLDSEISAPQGVLAQKLACGQVFADETLRVTAHPSTDIGISFQVEAFGKTIFHAGDLNCWHWAGENTPAEEAEARQAFSQALAEIAPKMPRADLAFFPVDPRLGTLLDDGALEFLHKVPCGLLVPMHFGQEFAAPRRFAQKMQGKARVWAPQFAGDVLEISC; translated from the coding sequence ATGAAAATCAGGTATCTGGATAACAGCGGGTTTGCGCTGGAAGAGGGCGGCGTGCTTTTGGTGTTCGATTGCTGGAAGTTCCCGGAAAACGACCAGGGTGGGCCGGAAGAGGGTTTTCTCTGCCGGGAGCAGGTGCGCAGCTATGAGAAGGCATATATTTTTGTCAGCCATAGCCACGCGGATCACTTTAACCCCAAAATTTTCGATTGGGCAGGAGCGGGGGTAACCTACCTGCTGGATAGCGAAATCTCCGCGCCCCAGGGCGTTTTGGCGCAAAAGCTGGCCTGCGGCCAGGTATTTGCGGATGAAACCCTGCGCGTTACGGCTCATCCCTCCACGGATATCGGCATTTCCTTCCAGGTTGAGGCCTTTGGCAAGACGATTTTCCATGCAGGCGATCTCAACTGCTGGCACTGGGCGGGGGAAAACACCCCGGCGGAAGAGGCCGAGGCCAGGCAGGCCTTCAGCCAGGCGCTGGCGGAGATTGCGCCCAAAATGCCCCGGGCAGATCTCGCCTTTTTTCCGGTAGATCCTCGCCTGGGCACGCTGCTGGACGACGGCGCCCTGGAGTTTTTGCACAAAGTTCCCTGCGGCCTGCTCGTCCCCATGCACTTCGGCCAGGAGTTTGCTGCGCCGCGGCGGTTTGCGCAGAAAATGCAGGGCAAGGCGCGGGTCTGGGCGCCGCAGTTTGCCGGAGATGTTTTGGAAATTTCATGCTGA
- a CDS encoding DUF1858 domain-containing protein, with protein sequence MITKEMTIRQVLEKDINSAEIFLESGMHCVGCPSASGESIEQACMVHGLDADILVAKLNEFFGE encoded by the coding sequence ATGATTACAAAAGAGATGACCATCCGGCAAGTGCTGGAAAAAGATATTAACAGCGCAGAGATTTTCCTGGAATCGGGCATGCACTGCGTGGGATGCCCTTCCGCGTCCGGCGAATCCATCGAGCAGGCATGCATGGTGCATGGGCTGGATGCCGATATTCTCGTCGCTAAGCTCAACGAGTTCTTTGGCGAGTAA
- the thiT gene encoding energy-coupled thiamine transporter ThiT has product MKEQKKNSGELRTWLLLAGIALILAAAGLIAFFISDGFGGVEEEVTFQVFFEKIGENIWWVLGSLAVMAAGVGILFYYNKKKDAGLSRSAWTIREIAVAALCIALAFVLSYIRLWKMPNGGSVTAASMLPILLFSYIYGMRKGLLAAIAFGILQFIQEPVFLNWMQFVLDYLLGFGVLAIAGAFRKNLYPGMALACLARYFCSFLSGAIFFGEYAPAGQSAWVYSLGYNASYMLPEAVICIAIALIPAMRHNIESLKAQASAKAAK; this is encoded by the coding sequence ATGAAGGAACAAAAGAAGAACTCGGGCGAGCTGCGCACATGGCTGCTGCTCGCGGGCATCGCACTCATCCTGGCCGCGGCCGGGCTCATCGCATTTTTTATCAGCGATGGCTTTGGCGGCGTAGAGGAGGAAGTTACCTTCCAGGTCTTTTTCGAGAAGATTGGAGAGAATATCTGGTGGGTGCTGGGCAGCCTGGCCGTCATGGCCGCGGGCGTGGGCATTCTATTCTACTATAATAAGAAAAAAGACGCCGGCCTCTCCCGCTCTGCCTGGACGATCCGGGAAATTGCCGTGGCGGCGCTCTGCATCGCGCTGGCCTTCGTGCTCTCGTATATCCGGCTTTGGAAAATGCCCAACGGCGGCTCGGTTACGGCGGCCAGTATGCTGCCCATCCTGCTGTTTTCCTATATCTACGGGATGCGCAAAGGGCTTTTGGCCGCCATCGCCTTCGGCATCTTGCAGTTCATCCAGGAGCCTGTTTTCCTGAACTGGATGCAGTTCGTGCTGGACTATCTGCTGGGCTTTGGCGTGCTGGCCATCGCAGGCGCTTTCCGCAAAAACCTCTATCCCGGCATGGCCCTGGCCTGCCTGGCGCGCTACTTCTGCTCCTTCCTTTCGGGAGCCATCTTCTTTGGGGAGTATGCCCCGGCAGGGCAATCCGCCTGGGTTTACTCTCTGGGCTATAACGCCAGCTATATGCTGCCCGAGGCCGTCATCTGCATCGCCATCGCGCTCATTCCGGCCATGCGGCACAACATCGAATCCCTCAAAGCCCAGGCTTCGGCCAAGGCTGCCAAATAG
- a CDS encoding GNAT family N-acetyltransferase, which translates to MDQIEFRQVTRADYAKLETLIRKTWGGKTSYPAPIERALRKIQLYHYLSEQNYSCLAIRQGEVVGVILGRSEYLPYLPGKLRCLAPLLWNKAKLLAYPSGRRILRNNLAETRADRALLRSAKKEFDGELVLFITDPRIQRHGIGSALLRRFYQFMRQSGCQNLYLFTDTSCNYGFYQKKGYRRIAEKCVCYQSANGPKKENHFLYTKSLESGECRK; encoded by the coding sequence ATGGATCAAATCGAGTTCCGCCAGGTTACCCGGGCGGACTACGCAAAACTGGAAACACTCATACGAAAGACCTGGGGCGGAAAAACAAGCTATCCCGCGCCCATCGAGCGTGCACTGCGCAAAATTCAGCTCTACCACTATCTATCCGAACAAAACTACAGCTGTCTTGCCATCCGGCAAGGCGAGGTCGTGGGCGTCATCCTGGGCAGGAGCGAGTATCTGCCCTATCTGCCGGGCAAGCTGCGCTGTCTGGCGCCCCTGCTCTGGAACAAGGCAAAACTTTTGGCATACCCGAGCGGCCGGCGCATTCTGCGCAACAATCTGGCCGAAACCCGCGCAGACCGGGCACTGCTGCGCTCCGCAAAGAAGGAGTTCGACGGCGAACTGGTGCTGTTCATTACAGACCCGCGCATCCAGCGGCACGGCATTGGCAGCGCGCTGCTGCGGCGTTTCTATCAGTTCATGCGGCAAAGCGGCTGCCAAAATCTCTATCTTTTTACAGATACCAGCTGCAATTACGGCTTTTACCAGAAAAAGGGCTATCGGCGTATTGCAGAAAAATGCGTCTGCTATCAGAGCGCGAACGGGCCCAAAAAAGAAAATCACTTTCTCTATACCAAGAGCCTAGAGAGCGGCGAATGCCGCAAATAG
- a CDS encoding MerR family transcriptional regulator yields MYENSQIYFTTGEFARLCGVRKDTLFHYDQVGILRPEIVRENGYRYYSINQFFLFDIISALKKAGATLGEIRDYIARRSPEGFLKLLEEKSAYLAREQQKIAQVQRFIANTRERTQKGIAAACGRARVEQCPEEYLIVVRIDSAEQGSTKNHMPKIRDHFQFCDEHMVGDELPFGAIIEQKNLEKGWYKESWYFSRVDRQYGGERFFQKPAGSYAIIEHRGSYESMDDSYEALKAYIAEQGLRICGHAYEHELLSYFAVPDPSEYVIQICIQVEPAAHGHR; encoded by the coding sequence ATGTACGAAAATTCACAAATTTATTTTACCACGGGCGAATTCGCCCGGCTTTGCGGCGTCCGGAAAGACACGCTTTTTCACTACGACCAAGTTGGCATTTTAAGGCCGGAGATCGTGCGGGAAAACGGCTACCGCTATTATTCCATCAACCAGTTTTTCCTGTTCGATATCATCTCTGCGCTCAAAAAGGCCGGGGCAACTCTGGGCGAAATTCGGGACTATATTGCCCGCAGGAGCCCGGAAGGCTTTCTGAAACTGCTGGAGGAAAAAAGCGCCTATCTCGCCCGAGAGCAGCAGAAAATTGCCCAGGTACAGCGCTTTATCGCCAATACCCGGGAGCGCACGCAGAAGGGAATTGCCGCGGCCTGCGGCCGGGCGCGGGTGGAGCAATGCCCGGAGGAATACCTTATCGTCGTGCGCATCGATTCGGCCGAGCAGGGCTCGACCAAGAACCACATGCCCAAAATCCGGGATCACTTCCAGTTTTGCGATGAGCATATGGTGGGCGATGAGCTTCCCTTCGGGGCGATTATCGAACAAAAGAACCTGGAAAAAGGCTGGTATAAGGAGAGCTGGTATTTCAGCCGGGTGGATCGGCAGTATGGGGGAGAGCGGTTTTTTCAAAAGCCAGCGGGCAGCTATGCCATCATCGAGCACCGAGGCTCGTATGAGAGTATGGACGATTCCTATGAAGCCCTCAAAGCCTATATCGCAGAGCAGGGGCTGCGCATCTGCGGGCACGCCTATGAGCACGAGCTTTTGAGCTACTTTGCCGTGCCGGATCCCAGCGAATATGTCATCCAAATCTGCATTCAGGTGGAGCCGGCGGCGCATGGGCACAGATAA
- the tmk gene encoding dTMP kinase, translated as MKRGLFLTLEGVDGCGKSTQLAFLTEYLKQRGLDVLLTREPGGCAIPEQVRQILLNPENREMSAETEMLLYAAARTQHIAEKILPALEAGKVVLCDRYLDSSIAYQGYGRGLGEERVRQINWYAQEHCLPDATFLFLLEVDRSFERIRQGRESTDRLEQESRGFFERVDFGFHRLAQQEKRIRVIDAARSVEQVWAELREKVDEVLEQWQGI; from the coding sequence ATGAAACGAGGATTGTTTTTGACATTGGAAGGCGTAGACGGCTGCGGCAAATCTACGCAGCTGGCCTTTCTGACTGAATATTTGAAGCAAAGAGGGCTGGATGTGCTGCTGACCCGGGAGCCGGGGGGCTGCGCCATCCCGGAGCAGGTGCGGCAAATCCTGCTGAACCCGGAAAACCGGGAGATGTCCGCCGAGACCGAGATGCTGCTCTATGCCGCTGCCCGCACCCAGCATATCGCGGAGAAAATCCTGCCGGCGCTGGAGGCCGGAAAAGTGGTGCTCTGCGACCGCTATTTGGATTCCAGCATCGCCTACCAGGGCTATGGCCGGGGGCTGGGCGAGGAGAGAGTGCGGCAAATCAACTGGTATGCCCAGGAGCACTGCCTGCCCGACGCGACCTTCCTCTTCCTGCTGGAGGTGGATCGCTCGTTTGAGCGCATCCGGCAGGGGCGGGAGAGCACGGATCGCCTGGAGCAGGAGAGCCGCGGTTTCTTTGAGCGGGTGGATTTTGGGTTTCACAGGCTGGCCCAGCAGGAGAAGCGCATCCGCGTCATCGATGCGGCCAGGAGCGTGGAGCAGGTCTGGGCGGAACTGCGGGAAAAGGTGGACGAGGTTTTAGAGCAGTGGCAAGGTATATAG
- a CDS encoding DNA polymerase III subunit delta' C-terminal domain-containing protein: MARYIGQQERAVHRDILEGRMAAAYLVTSAGEEDAHLAAREIVQRIFCEKKTACGACLACRKFEAGNLIDYLEIDAKGGIKMEEVRRIPEFLANRAQEGGARCIFLKNADDLTVQEQNYLLKSLEEPAAGVVFVLSAAQGERLLPTVRSRCIEIRIRPIPKKELERQLEQSMGGEQAAFAAAWSGGSYAQAQKIAGDQELAEVRQSAAKVCIRLATKKNPSVFEMEKEIMRQEARMDEVFYAIATLMRDAIYYQAGNLQLMNPDDPGTVQTLAHSFTKAQLYGIMKLALERCERKRRYPQVRSKLIIMGLLFDILEVKAKSV; the protein is encoded by the coding sequence GTGGCAAGGTATATAGGGCAGCAGGAGCGGGCTGTGCACCGGGATATCTTAGAGGGGCGCATGGCCGCGGCCTATCTGGTAACCTCGGCAGGAGAGGAAGACGCGCATCTGGCGGCCCGGGAGATCGTACAGCGGATTTTCTGCGAGAAAAAAACGGCCTGTGGGGCCTGCCTGGCCTGCCGCAAGTTTGAGGCCGGCAACCTGATAGACTATCTGGAAATCGATGCCAAAGGCGGCATCAAGATGGAAGAAGTGCGCCGCATCCCCGAGTTTTTGGCCAACCGGGCGCAGGAAGGCGGGGCAAGGTGCATTTTCCTCAAAAATGCGGACGACCTGACCGTGCAGGAGCAGAACTATCTGCTCAAAAGCCTGGAAGAGCCGGCGGCGGGCGTGGTGTTCGTGCTCTCTGCGGCCCAGGGCGAGCGCCTGCTGCCCACGGTGCGCTCCCGGTGCATCGAAATCCGCATCCGGCCCATTCCCAAAAAGGAGCTGGAGCGCCAGCTGGAGCAGAGCATGGGCGGGGAGCAGGCCGCTTTTGCGGCGGCGTGGTCGGGCGGCTCCTATGCTCAGGCGCAGAAGATCGCCGGCGATCAGGAGCTGGCGGAAGTGCGCCAGAGCGCGGCAAAAGTCTGCATCCGCCTGGCGACTAAGAAGAACCCCTCTGTTTTCGAGATGGAGAAGGAGATCATGCGCCAGGAAGCGCGCATGGACGAGGTTTTCTACGCCATCGCTACGCTCATGCGCGACGCGATCTACTATCAGGCGGGCAATTTGCAGCTGATGAACCCGGATGATCCGGGCACAGTGCAAACTCTGGCCCACAGTTTTACAAAGGCGCAACTCTACGGTATAATGAAACTAGCATTGGAGCGCTGTGAGCGAAAGCGGCGCTATCCGCAGGTGCGCAGCAAGCTCATCATCATGGGGCTGCTGTTTGATATATTGGAGGTAAAGGCGAAAAGTGTCTGA
- a CDS encoding stage 0 sporulation family protein, translated as MSDKVIGVRFKKAGKIYYFNPLSIPFEAGEGVIVETSRGIEFGEVVIGAREIEQKELQKPLRPVIRRADEEDYARIEANQRKEKEAFAVCEEKIKKHGMDMKLINVEYTFDNSKIVFYFTAEGRVDFRELVKDLASVFKTRIELRQIGVRDETKMLGGLGPCGRPACCAEFLGDFQPVSIKMAKEQNLSLSPTKISGLCGRLMCCLGYEHEYYKELAAILPRNGSEVQTPDGAGVVMESNPLRQLVKVKIAVGDEFDVREYPVGEITVQRRGKRPPEKQDAPEKGNEAPKAKEPARAEKAEEKKAEKPRRQERSRRGSRPPRGPRPERRQESPKGEM; from the coding sequence GTGTCTGACAAGGTGATAGGAGTCCGGTTCAAAAAGGCCGGCAAGATATACTATTTCAACCCGCTGAGCATCCCCTTCGAGGCGGGCGAGGGCGTCATTGTAGAGACGTCCCGGGGCATCGAGTTTGGCGAGGTGGTCATCGGCGCGCGGGAGATCGAGCAAAAAGAGCTGCAAAAGCCTCTGCGGCCGGTGATCCGCCGGGCAGATGAGGAAGATTATGCCCGCATAGAGGCAAACCAGCGCAAGGAAAAAGAGGCGTTTGCCGTCTGCGAGGAGAAAATCAAAAAGCACGGCATGGATATGAAGCTGATCAACGTCGAATATACCTTCGACAACAGCAAAATCGTCTTCTATTTCACGGCCGAGGGCAGGGTGGATTTCCGGGAGCTGGTCAAAGATCTGGCGTCTGTCTTCAAAACGCGCATCGAGCTGCGGCAGATCGGCGTGCGCGATGAAACCAAAATGCTGGGCGGCTTGGGCCCCTGCGGCCGGCCGGCCTGCTGTGCCGAATTTCTGGGGGATTTCCAGCCGGTTTCCATCAAGATGGCGAAGGAGCAGAACCTCTCGCTCTCGCCGACCAAGATCAGCGGCCTCTGCGGCCGGCTGATGTGCTGCCTGGGGTATGAGCATGAGTATTATAAGGAGCTGGCAGCCATTCTGCCCCGCAACGGCAGCGAAGTGCAGACGCCGGACGGCGCAGGCGTCGTCATGGAGTCCAACCCGCTTCGGCAGCTGGTGAAGGTGAAGATCGCGGTGGGCGATGAGTTCGATGTGCGCGAATACCCCGTCGGGGAAATTACCGTCCAGCGCCGGGGCAAGCGTCCGCCGGAAAAGCAGGATGCTCCGGAAAAAGGCAACGAGGCGCCAAAGGCCAAAGAGCCCGCCCGGGCCGAGAAGGCGGAGGAGAAAAAGGCCGAAAAGCCGCGCCGCCAGGAGCGCTCCAGAAGGGGAAGCAGGCCGCCCCGCGGCCCTCGGCCGGAACGCCGGCAGGAGAGCCCAAAAGGAGAAATGTAG
- a CDS encoding 4Fe-4S binding protein yields MAYRITDECISCGACAEACPVEAIKEGDDIYVIDPDVCIECGSCAATCPNDAIVEE; encoded by the coding sequence ATGGCATATAGAATTACAGACGAATGCATTAGCTGCGGCGCTTGCGCAGAGGCTTGCCCCGTTGAGGCAATCAAAGAGGGCGACGATATTTATGTGATCGATCCGGATGTATGTATCGAATGCGGCAGCTGTGCAGCAACTTGCCCCAACGATGCAATCGTCGAGGAGTAA
- a CDS encoding methyltransferase translates to MEKIEDLGFAGLRFLQNDGVFRFGTDAVLLASFAQAKKGETVVDLGTGSGILPVLLAGRCAANFIGIELQAAAAELARRNVALNGLEARIRILEGDFREISKKIPPVQAVVANPPYDKLGSGGQSQQEAIRIARHEVACNLHEVVQSAARLLQTGGRFYLIHRAGRLAEVMHEMRQARLEPKLLRMVAPDAQAEPNYILIKGVRDAAEGMRVLPQLNILQQGAYTAELRAIYHMED, encoded by the coding sequence ATGGAAAAGATAGAGGATCTGGGCTTTGCAGGCCTGCGGTTTCTCCAGAACGACGGCGTGTTCCGCTTCGGGACGGATGCCGTCCTGCTGGCCTCCTTCGCCCAGGCCAAAAAGGGCGAGACGGTGGTGGATCTGGGGACGGGCAGCGGCATTCTGCCCGTTCTGCTCGCGGGAAGATGTGCGGCCAATTTCATCGGCATTGAACTGCAAGCGGCCGCGGCAGAGCTGGCCAGAAGGAACGTCGCCCTAAACGGGTTAGAGGCGCGCATCCGCATTCTGGAAGGGGATTTCCGGGAAATTTCCAAGAAAATTCCGCCGGTGCAGGCTGTGGTCGCAAACCCGCCTTACGATAAGCTGGGATCCGGCGGGCAGAGCCAGCAGGAGGCCATCCGCATCGCGCGGCACGAAGTCGCCTGCAATCTGCATGAGGTGGTGCAGAGCGCGGCGCGGCTATTGCAGACGGGCGGGCGGTTCTATCTCATCCATCGGGCGGGCCGCCTGGCGGAAGTGATGCACGAGATGCGGCAGGCCAGGCTGGAACCCAAGCTTTTGCGCATGGTTGCCCCGGATGCCCAGGCAGAGCCAAACTATATTCTGATCAAGGGCGTGCGGGATGCGGCCGAGGGAATGCGCGTTTTGCCGCAGCTGAATATTTTGCAGCAGGGGGCCTATACGGCAGAGCTGCGGGCGATTTATCATATGGAGGATTAG